The region GAAAGTAACCCGCAGCTTTACTGTGGTTGTCGATAACAGCTGACCTCCAGTCAGGTCCAGGCCGCTCCTTTGCAATGCAGAGGAGCGGCCTGCTTACTGGGAATATCTGGGGCTATTCGCCAGCCCTACAGCTGTATGACTCCCGGCTTTAGCCAGACCGACAGCTACAGCAGCCCGCCCAGATATGCCAGCGTGTCCGCGCGCACCGGCATGAAGTATGCGTGCTGGTTGCGCTCCTGGGCAAAGGCAAGCATCTGGGCTGCAAACTGGCGGTTCCATTCCAGGGTCGGCTGAAAGCTCCTCGGGAATACGGCATGGTTGCGGGTGCGCCAGTAGTTCAGCGACCCTTCTTCGGTTACAGAGGTTGCCCCCCACCAGACTTCGGCTTGCTGCGGAATGAGGTCGGCGTACGTTTCCATCAGACGGAGGTCAAAAAACGGTTGGGTAAAGAAGCCCACAGCTCCGGCTTCCAGCTTTCGCTCCAGATAGTCCTGTTCGCGGGCCAGCGACTGGCGGTAGGGGTCAAGGCCAGCGTAGACCCTGACATGAGGCAATTCCCGGGCAAAACGCCGAATTGCCGTGATGGCGTCCACATCGTAAACGCGGGCACTCATGTCGGCAGGTGCGTCACCGGAAACAATCAGGACTTCATCCAGTCCGTGCTCATCCAGGTGGGCCGCCATCGGCAGTGGTTCATGAGGGTTGAGATCCACAGCGCGGATGTGCGGAATGGCCCGGTAGTGCGGACGTGCGAAAGCGCAGCCGTGCCATGAACGCGTCGAAAAGCGCGTCAGATCCGGAATATTGACCGTATCCACCCCCGGCAGATGTTCTGCGACTGCCTGCAGTTCTGCACGCAACGCCGAGCGCGACCGGGGCACAAGTTCAATAGACACGCGCGTCACAGCGCCACCGCCTCGGCCCTGCGGGCCGGATCATAGGCCAGCAGAGGACCCAGCCAGCGCTCTGCTTCTTCCAGAGTCCAGCCCTTGCGGTGGGCGTAGTCTTCGACCTGATCCCGGCCGATTCTCCCTACCGCGAAGTACTGGGCGTCCGGGTGAGCAAAGTACAGACCAGAAACTGCAGCCGCCGGGGTCATGGCGCAGGACTCGGTCAGTGCCAAGCCGGCTTCTTCAGCCCTCAGCAGCTGGAACAGGGTCCGCTTTTCGGTATGGTCCGGCTGTGCAGGATAGCCGGGTGCAGGCCGGATACCGGCATAGCGCTCGCGGATCAGGTCGTCGTTGGCCAGGGCCTCGTCGGGTGCGTACCCCCAGTGACGGACCCGGACATCGCGGTGAAGTTTCTCGGCAAAGGCTTCGGCCAGCCGGTCAGCCACAGCCTTGACCAGGATCGAGTTGTAGTCGTCATGGGCGGCTTCGAAAGCCCGGGCCAGTTCCTCGGCACCGTGAATGGCCACTGCGAAAGCGCCGACATGATCCCCCTGCTGCGCCACAAAGTCGGCCAGGGCGGTGTTGGGAGTTGTCTGGTCGCGCTGCTGACGCAGGGTATGCAGCCGGAATTCCGTGTCAAAGTCAGCGCGGCCGGCAGCCAGTTCATGGGTATGGTGATCGAGCGTGTCCGACTGAGCGCCCGCAGTAACCACGATGTCATCCCCTTCACGGTGTGCAGGCCACAGGCCGATCACGCCCCGGGCGGTCAGCGTTCCTTCAGCAATCACCCGCTGCAGGAGCGCCTGGGCATCCTCGAAGAGCTTCCGGGCTTCGGGGCCACGCAGGGGATCAGTCAGGATGTTCGGGTAGATCCCCTTCATTTCCCAGGCAATGAAAAAGGGTGTCCAGTCGATGTAGTCGAGCAGCTCCGCAATGGGCTGTTCGATCAGCTGACGGCCCGGCTGCGCGGGTGCCGGAGGCACAGCAGGGGAGAGCTGTGGAGCCCGTGCTCTGGCTTGTGCAAGGGGAATTAAACGTACGGTGCGTTCACCGTGGCGTTCGCGCAGGCTGGCGTACTCGTCGCGCGTTCTTTCCTGCACAGCTTCGGGCTGGGTCAGCAGATCATTGACCACACCGACGGCGCGGCTGGCGTCCATGACGTGCACGACCGTGCCGTCGTAGGCCGGATCGATCTTGACCGCCGTGTGGGCGCGGCTGGTGGTGGCGCCACCGATCAGCAGGGGCGTTTTCAGGCCCCGGCGCGTCATCTCTCGGGCGACCGTGACCATCTCGTCCAGGCTGGGGGTAATCAGTCCAGACAGACCAATGACGTCTGCACCCATCTCGCTGGCGGTGTCCAGAATCTTTTCGGTCGAAACCATGACGCCCAGGTC is a window of Deinococcus deserti VCD115 DNA encoding:
- a CDS encoding methylenetetrahydrofolate reductase — protein: MTRVSIELVPRSRSALRAELQAVAEHLPGVDTVNIPDLTRFSTRSWHGCAFARPHYRAIPHIRAVDLNPHEPLPMAAHLDEHGLDEVLIVSGDAPADMSARVYDVDAITAIRRFARELPHVRVYAGLDPYRQSLAREQDYLERKLEAGAVGFFTQPFFDLRLMETYADLIPQQAEVWWGATSVTEEGSLNYWRTRNHAVFPRSFQPTLEWNRQFAAQMLAFAQERNQHAYFMPVRADTLAYLGGLL